Proteins found in one Fusarium keratoplasticum isolate Fu6.1 chromosome 12, whole genome shotgun sequence genomic segment:
- a CDS encoding FAA-hydrolase domain-containing protein, with translation MAAPSFNRLVRFVPRSNAETVLIGQPVLDDIDVGLALYNGENVEVEVFSGASALNPGKGTGTLEIIGRILSPLAANEVGTIRCIGLNYKQHAQEVGLEPPTVPTVFLKPSTSLGDPWPVPTILPKLSQLDDCGDYEAELAVVIGKTAKNVSELEAMSYVLGYTASNDISSRTSQFAQSQWCYSKGFDGACPIGPTLVSTAVVPDPSEFRVRGLKNGYVMQDCGVDDLIFSVPRLVSFLSQSTTLPPGTVIITGTPAGVGVGKSPKVSLRHGDLFKVEITPHIGTLINKIQNE, from the exons ATGGCAGCACCGTCGTTCAATC GCCTCGTTCGTTTTGTTCCACGGTCCAACGCGGAAACGGTGTTAATTGGACAGCCCGTCTTAGATGACATTGACGTCGGGCTTGCTCTTTACAATGGTGAAaacgtcgaggtcgaggtaTTTTCGGGGGCTTCGGCCTTGAACCCTGGCAAGGGAACTGGAACTTTGGAGATAATTGGCCGAATTTTGTCACCTTTGGCTGCCAATGAAGTTGGGACAATTCGCTGTATTGGCCTGAAC TACAAGCAACATGCTCAAGAAGTAGGCTTGGAGCCGCCTACCGTACCAACCGTCTTCTT AAAACCGAGCACTTCCCTAGGGGACCCTTGGCCTGTACCTACAATCCTCCCCAAGCTAAGCCAGCTAGATGACTGTGGAGACTATGAGGCCGAGCTCGCCGTCGTCATTGGCAAGACTGCCAAAAATGTGTCTGAGCTAGAGGCTATGAGCTATGTGCTGGGTTACACTGCTAGCAACGACATCTCGAGCAGAACTAGCCAATTTGCCCAGTCGCAGTGGTGTTACTCAAAGGGCTTCGATGGGGCTTGCCCAATAG GGCCAACACTGGTTTCAACTGCAGTTGTGCCCGATCCTTCCGAGTTTCGAGTGCGTGGTCTTAAGAATGGCTATGTCATGCAAGACTGTGGAGTAGA CGACCTGATCTTCAGTGTTCCGAGACTTGTGAGCTTTCTATCTCAGAGCACTACCTTACCTCCAGGAACCGTAATCATCACTGGGACCCCTGCAGGAGTTGGGGTGGGAAAGTCGCCCAAGGTTAGTCTCCGTCACGGAGACCTGTTCAAGGTTGAGATAACGCCACACATCGGTACACTCATCAATAAAATCCAGAATGAATGA
- a CDS encoding Aldedh domain-containing protein, giving the protein MSSNRFFTFKNTIGGALRGSKRLGHGINPSTRKPLWDVPIASSQDLESAVSSARVAFADWSKTPWAHRQACLTQASKLLAERKNDMSRLLSLECGKPPQFAELEVIHAINFLDFFAAQEPLETRVIQDDKDLHLALQYEPMGVIGAICPWNYPLVLAIGKIAPALLTGNCMIAKPSPYTPYSLLKFAQLVQDVFPPGVLQALHGDMELGPLLCQHADVDKISFTGSSATGKKIMASASATLKSVTLELGGNSANIVCPDVDVDVVAPQVALAAFFNSGQLCVASKRVFVHQDIYDKFLEKMVETVEKWKVGPPDAEGGVMLGPVQNEMQYNIVKRFFQDTTENGYKFACGGGQALDGSSFFINPAIVDNPPDQSLVVEGEAFGPIVPLLKWKDEDDVLSRANNTTTGLGGAVWSADIDRAKRIASGINAGTIWINSAEKPLPQAHLAGRKESGVGGEWGREGLGVYCNIKTIHHYQNPVSKE; this is encoded by the exons ATGAGCAGCAACAGGTTCTTTACCTTTAAGAACACCATCGGAGGCGCCCTTCGAGGGAGCAAACGGCTTGGACATGGCATCAACCCCTCTACCCGCAAACCTCTTTGGGATGTGCCCATCGCCTCATCACAGGACCTTGAAAGCGCCGTCAGCTCAGCTCGCGTCGCCTTTGCCGATTGGTCCAAGACACCGTGGGCCCATAGACAAGCTTGCCTGacacaagcaagcaagctcCTCGCGGAACGCAAAAATGACATGTCTAGGCTTTTATCCCTGGAGTGCGGCAAACCACCACAGTTTGCCGAACTTGAAGTGATCCACGCCATCAATTTCCTCGACTTCTTTG CTGCCCAGGAACCGCTAGAGACACGGGTCATTCAAGACGATAAGGATCTTCACTTAGCCCTGCAGTACGAACCTATGGGAGTGATTGGTGCTATCTGTCCTTGGAACTATCCTCTTGTACTCGCAATCGGCAAGATCGCGCCTGCGCTATTGACAGGCAACTGTATGATTGCGAAGCCATCGCCGTACACCCCATACAGCCTCCTGAAATTTGCTCAACTGGTCCAGGATGTTTTCCCTCCTGGAGTCCTGCAGGCTCTTCATGGGGATATGGAACTAGGCCCTTTGCTCTGCCAACACGCCGACGTGGACAAAATAAGTTTTACAGGGTCAAGTGCAACAGGCAAGAAGATCATGGCTAGCGCGAGTGCCACGCTCAAGAGTGTGACGCTTGAACTAGGCGGGAACAGCGCCAACATCGTTTGTCCCGATGTTGACGTAGATGTCGTTGCTCCTCAAGTGGCattggcagccttcttcaatTCTGGTCAACTATGCGTGGCCAGCAAGCGTGTTTTTGTTCACCAAGACATATACgacaagttcctcgagaAAATGGTTGAAACTGTCGAGAAATGGAAGGTTGGACCGCCTGACGCAGAGGGGGGTGTTATGCTTGGACCAGTACAAAACGAGATGCAGTACAACATTGTGAAGCGCTTTTTCCAAGACACAACAGAGAATGGCTACAAGTTTGCGTGCGGGGGAGGTCAAGCATTGGATGGATCGAGTTTTTTCATTAACCCGGCTATCGTCGACAATCCTCCTGATCAGTCACTTGTGGTCGAAGGTGAAGCCTTTG GTCCCATTGTGCCCCTACTCAAGTGGaaagacgaagatgacgtCTTGTCCCGTGCAAACAACACCACGACAGGCTTAGGCGGAGCCGTTTGGTCTGCCGATATCGATCGAGCAAAGAGGATCGCCTCGGGAATCAATGCGGGAACTATATGGATCAACAGCGCTGAGAAGCCTTTGCCACAGGCACATCTGGCTGGCCGCAAGGAGTCTGGAGTTGGCGGAGAATGGGGACGTGAAGGGCTGGGGGTGTATTGCAACATCAAGACAATCCACCATTACCAGAATCCTGTATCTAAAGAGTAG
- a CDS encoding F-box domain-containing protein has protein sequence MGYSEIHCHICGVSFNISRARTEKEPRSAAWGQECDYPHRFHPESCPDEPGCFWVDRYADGNEDAEEPEIALVEPVKVFPADIDEDNFEPDDWEHISGPRCNQGDAYNGHNISVKAMRGCKTSQCLVRKPEDWEPEPDDEEFETSGHFFLSGLNDSMPSRDMDYPEVFPARHDCDSPHADNCIWTIEDAEVYAMPFHPTCLEVFKRASLHRYGVVDIECLTQWWAHEANYEDFHAFPRHPDVENGQQQSWDHSPGDEYLAANPCFVPGLESLLSSAKPPKELSQADSEVTPTAVSMAKNPMDLFSRLPGEIRMFILLQLGFRDIANLRLASRTFLQLPQSLFYHLTLSDSPWLYEAWSSLPISFWATTTREEEEKKENSRQARLTELRNAIEVLEDEAHDSGDPDSNDAAIEAIDREIEKLEDRSGGSRPTTAVIQLDRTKTDWYSLQTEIGRNWKKLQGLRNRRRIWDDCQEILNRVDAYRREGKIRRGQAVDVVAMARRAEEVQAEKGRRWARYCAAGRQGPYNPEDWA, from the coding sequence ATGGGTTACTCCGAAATTCACTGCCACATATGTGGCGTCAGTTTCAACATCAGCCGTGCCCGCACAGAGAAGGAGCCTCGCAGCGCAGCTTGGGGTCAAGAGTGCGACTATCCACATCGCTTCCATCCAGAGTCTTGTCCTGATGAACCGGGATGCTTTTGGGTCGACAGATATGCCGATGGAAACGAAGATGCTGAAGAACCCGAGATTGCTCTCGTGGAGCCCGTCAAAGTCTTCCCCGCCGACATTGATGAAGACAACTTCGAGCCGGATGATTGGGAACATATTTCAGGGCCAAGATGTAATCAAGGCGATGCTTACAACGGACACAACATCTCGGTAAAGGCCATGAGGGGTTGCAAAACCTCCCAATGCCTTGTGCGCAAGCCAGAGGACTGGGAACCTGAGCCGGATGATGAGGAGTTTGAAACTTCGGGGcacttcttcctcagcgGTCTGAATGACTCCATGCCGAGCAGGGACATGGACTATCCCGAGGTCTTTCCTGCTCGTCATGACTGCGACAGTCCTCATGCTGACAACTGCATCTGGACTATCGAGGACGCTGAAGTCTACGCCATGCCTTTTCATCCGACCTGTCTCGAGGTTTTCAAGAGAGCCTCGCTGCATAGGTACGGCGTTGTCGACATTGAATGCCTCACGCAGTGGTGGGCACATGAAGCAAACTACGAGGACTTTCATGCCTTTCCTCGACATCCCGATGTCGAAAATGGCCAACAGCAGTCCTGGGATCATTCCCCAGGGGATGAGTACCTTGCCGCCAATCCATGCTTTGTACCTGGCTTGGAATCTCTCTTATCTTCGGCGAAGCCTCCAAAAGAGCTTAGTCAGGCTGACTCTGAAGTAACTCCCACGGCCGTCTCGATGGCGAAAAATCCCATGGATCTCTTTTCCCGACTACCTGGAGAGATTAGGATGTTTATCCTGCTGCAGTTGGGCTTTAGGGATATTGCCAACCTCCGGCTCGCTTCTCGGACATTTTTGCAGCTACCCCAGTCGCTCTTCTATCACTTGACTTTGAGCGACAGCCCGTGGCTATACGAAGCTTGGTCGTCGttgcccatctccttctgggcTACCACAACAcgggaagaggaagagaagaaggaaaattCCCGACAGGCCAGGCTGACAGAGCTAAGAAACGCCATTGAAGTTCTGGAGGACGAAGCCCATGACTCTGGCGACCCCGACTCCAACGACGCTGCTATTGAAGCCATAGACAGGGAGATTGAGAAACTCGAGGATAGGTCCGGTGGCTCCCGTCCCACAACCGCGGTCATTCAGCTCGATCGTACCAAGACGGACTGGTACAGTCTACAGACTGAGATCGGGAGAAACTGGAAGAAGTTACAGGGACTGCGAAACCGACGCAGGATATGGGACGATTGCCAGGAGATTCTCAACCGCGTGGATGCTTATCGAAGAGAGGGCAAGATCCGCCGGGGGCAAGCGGTTGATGTTGTCGCAATGGCCAGACGAGCTGAGGAGGTGCAGGCTGAGAAGGGTAGGAGATGGGCGAGGTATTGTGCCGCAGGGAGGCAGGGTCCATACAACCCAGAGGACTGGGCTTGA
- a CDS encoding GMP synthase [glutamine-hydrolyzing] (GMP synthase [glutamine-hydrolyzing]), producing MATGIDAEAPHNNFDTILVLDFGSQTSHLILRRLRALSVYAEMLPCTTKLADLTWKPKGIVLSGGPSSVYDEGSPHVDPAVFELGVPILGICYGCQEIAWQTDSANVARGIAREYGHADVTIHKVDNHVDRLFAGLGETMHAYMSHFDKLVRLPEGFVVVAKTANSEFAGIAHQSKPIFGVQFHPELEHTPRGSELLRNFSVDICGAQPNWVMSDFIEQEIARIRKLVGDKAQVIGAVSGGVDSTVAAKLMKEAIGDRFHAVLIDNGLMRLNECEQVKETLQQHLGINLTVVDGAELFLGRLKGVREPEKKRKIIGETFIDLFEKEAIRIEKEAENTPNAGKVSWFLQGTLYPDVIESLSFKGPSATIKTHHNVGGLPKRMMDGQGLRLLEPLRELFKDEVRALGRRLQIHEDLVNRHPFPGPGIGVRVLGDITPERVEIARKADHIFISMIKEAGIYNEMSQAYAGLDTNKAVGVMGDTRVYGYIVILRAVTTSDFMSAEPYEFSFKLLKAMARRIVNEVDGVSRVTYDLSSKPPGTIELE from the exons ATGGCCACCGGAATCGACGCCGAGGCGCCTCATAACAACTTCGAC ACCATCTTGGTGTTGGATTTCGGCAGCCAGACCAGCCATCTGATTCTCCGTCGCCTGCGAGCCCTCAGTGTTTATGCTGAGATGCTCCCCTGCACCACCAAGCTTGCCGATCTCACCTGGAAGCCCAAGGGTATCGTCTTGTCTGGAG GTCCCTCCTCCGTTTACGACGAAGGCTCACCCC ACGTTGACCCCGCTGTCTTTGAGCTTGGTGTTCCGATCCT TGGTATTTG CTATGGCTGCCAG GAAATTGCTTGGCAGACCGACTCTGCGAACGTTGCTCGCGGAATAGCTCGAG AGTACGGCCACGCTGACGTCACCATCCACAAGGTTGACAACCATGTCGACCGTCTCTTCGCTGGTCTGGGCGAGACCATGCATG CCTACATGAGTCACTTCGACAAGCTCGTCCGCCTGCCTGAGGGGTTCGTTGTTGTGGCCAAGACTGCCAACTCCGAGTTTGCTGGCATTGCTCACCAGTCAAAGCCCATCTTTG GCGTGCAATTCCACCCCGAGCTCGAACAC ACTCCCCGTGGAAGTGAGCTCTTACGCAACTTCAGTGTCGACATTTGCGGAGCTCAACCCAACTGGGTCATGAGTGACTTCATCGAGCAGGAGATTGCTCGTATCAGGAAGCTTGTTGGCGACAAGGCCCAGGTTATTGGAGCTGTTTCTGGCGGTGTCGACAGCACAGTGGCCGCCAAGCTTATGAAGGAGGCAATTG GTGACCGCTTCCACGCTGTCCTCATCGACAACG GCTTGATGCGTCTCAACGAGTGCGAGCAAGTGAAGGAGACTCTTCAACAGCATCTCGGAATCAACCTTACGGTAGTTGATGGCGCcgagctcttcctcggccgCCTCAAGGGTGTCAGGGAacccgagaagaagcgcaagatcATTGGAGAGACCTTT ATTGACTTGTTCGAGAAAGAGGCCATCAGAATCGAGAAGGAAGCAGAGAACACCCCCAACGCCGGAAAAGTCTCTTGGTTCCTCCAGGGAACG TTGTACCCGGACGT CATCGAGTCACTGAGCTTCAAGGGCCCTTCTGCCACTATTAAGA CGCATCACAACGTCGGTGGTCTTCCCAAG CGAATGATGGACGGC CAAGGCCTACGC CTCTTGGAACCTTTGCGCGAGctcttcaaggacgaggtcAGGGCACTTGGTAGGCGTCTTCAGATTCACGAGGACCTCGTGAACCGACATCCTTTCCCCGG ACCTGGCATCGGAGTTCGTGTCCTGGGAGATATTACCCCTGAAAGAGTTGAAATCGCGAGAAAGGCCGACCACATCTTCATTTCTATGATCAAGGAGGCCGGAATCTACAACGAG ATGTCCCAAGCCTACGCTGGTTTGGATACCAACAAGG CTGTTGGCGTCATGGGAGACACCCGTGTCTATGGATATATCGTCAT CCTCCGAGCTGTCACAACTAGTGACTTCATGAGCGCCGAGCCCTACGAGTTCTCCTTCAAAttgctcaaggccatggctcGCAGGATCGTCAACGAGGTGGACGGAGTCTCCCGAGTCACATATGACCT TTCTTCGAAGCCTCCCGGCACCATCGAACTGGAGTAG
- a CDS encoding Bulb-type lectin domain-containing protein: MSDTLKNGEWLKVGESLWSPDGSVELKMQEDGKLAIYWEGECRFQTTDEQRDDIDGIRIQEDGNFVIYDNDGNAVWASDTAEPTGDSSVEVVVQDDGNVVLYKKTAIWCSETHK, from the exons ATGTCCGATACCCTCAAGAATGGCGAGTGGCTCAAGGTCGGCGAGAGCCTTTGGAGCCCTGATGGCTCCGTCGAACTGAAAATGCAAGAGGATGGTAAGCTGGCCATCTACTGGGAAGGGGAGTGCCGGTTTCAGACCACCGACGAGCAACGCGACGACATTGATGGAATTCGAATTCAGGAGGACGGAAATTTCGTTATTTA TGACAACGATGGCAATGCTGTCTGGGCCTCTGACACTGCTGAGCCCACAGGAGACAGCAGCGTTGAGGTTGTTGTCCAAGATGACGGCAATGTAGTCTTGTACAAGAAGACCGCCATCTGGTGTAGCGAGACTCACAAATGA
- a CDS encoding FAD-binding-3 domain-containing protein produces MEVKPQHPAALDIIVVGAGISGLATAISCSLSGHRVTIFEAAKELGEVGAGLQITPNASWILKEWGVPDSLWKLAAEPRCLAVHRYSDGKILAMEKDFGKKIRSKYRAPFVALHRADLHKALYERSQQLGVEMQLGQKAVQIDFEQTMVVTESGLTAKADLVVAADGLWSQCRQCFLGVEEPPLPTGDLAYRILLHLDDIDDPELREWVSQPAVHFWIGPEAHAVGYSLRAGNMYNLVLLVPDDLPEGVKRQTASVDEMRALFKGWDPILGRFLDMVKKVDKWKLMHRTELQNWVNDESNLVFVGDSCHPMLPYLAQGANSAIEDGAVLGRLLGKINSKDQLPSALKMYERLRKSRGDAIVKEAFKQRDAFHMKDGPEQQARDELFLSQLGKEIQAPFPSRWTCPDVQRWLYGYNVNEELQEATKRGLSKL; encoded by the exons ATGGAAGTCAAACCACAACATCCTGCGGCACTAGATATCATTGTGGTTGGTGCTGGCATCAGTGGACTGGCTACCGCAATCTCGTGCTCATTGTCAGGCCATCGCGTCACAATATTCGAGGCTGCAAAAGAGCTTGGCGAG GTCGGTGCAGGCTTACAGATCACACCGAATGCCTCCTGGATACTCAAAGAATGGGGCGTCCCAGACAGTCTTTGGAAGCTGGCTGCAGAGCCTAGATGTCTTGCCGTACACCGTTACTCCGATGGAAAAATCCTTGCGATGGAGAAAGACTTTGGTAAAAAGATAAGATCCAAATACCGAGCTCCCTTCGTCGCCTTACACCGGGCCGATCTCCACAAGGCCTTGTACGAGCGGTCACAGCAGCTGGGGGTAGAGATGCAGCTCGGGCAAAAGGCCGTGCAGATCGATTTTGAGCAGACCATGGTCGTCACAGAGTCTGGTTTGACAGCTAAAGCCGACCTCGTCGTGGCTGCCGATGGTCTCTGGTCGCAGTGTCGACAGTGCTTCCTGGGTGTTGAAGAGCCCCCCCTGCCAACTGGCGATCTGGCGTATAGAATACTCTTGCACCTGGATGATATCGATGACCCCGAGCTCAGAGAATGGGTGAGTCAGCCTGCAGTTCATTTCTGGATCGGACCAGAAGCGCACGCCGTAGGCTATTCTCTTCGGGCAGGTAACATGTACAACCTTGTCCTTTTGGTTCCTGACGACCTGCCTGAGGGAGTCAAACGGCAGACTGCATCCGTAGACGAAATGAGAGCCTTGTTTAAAGGGTGGGACCCTATTCTTGGAAGGTTCCTGgacatggtgaagaaggtCGACAAGTGGAAGCTGATGCACC GAACCGAGCTCCAAAACTGGGTCAACGATGAGTCGAATCTCGTCTTTGT CGGTGACTCGTGCCACCCAATGCTGCCCTATCTTGCACAGGGGGCCAATTCCGCTATTGAAGACGGCGCTGTTCTTGGACGCCTCCTTGGCAAGATCAACAGCAAAGATCAACTTCCGAGCGCTCTGAAGATGTACGAGAGACTTCGGAAAAGTCGAGGGGACGCCATTGTGAAGGAAGCTTTCAAACAG CGTGACGCATTCCACATGAAAGATGGCCCTGAACAGCAAGCTCGCGATGAGCTGTTTCTTTCACAACTGGGGAAGGAGATCCAGGCCCCATTCCCGAGTCGCTGGACTTGTCCCGACGTCCAGCGTTGGTTATATGGATACAACGTCAACGAGGAGCTACAAGAAGCAACGAAGAGGGGGCTTTCTAAGCTTTAG
- a CDS encoding Fungal-trans domain-containing protein, whose product MFGSKRGFPALPLTNLSYHELHKLPDRHYAESCLDAFFGSSISLFYPVLDRALVQETLEVAYQDHIDSSFTRSQVSAKACILAALCMITRTVRPKDASKQPQGDLYVDQSKSLLALVSWEACIEGLQATLMLQICKISVGEWEDASTLHSIACHMVCSLGGHLNQRATGDSSRVASEQKLRHIRTLFWMSYIFDKDISLRSGQPPLLTEDYCDLAAPEGYANRYDCQAPSDQDTSTFGRLVPYLPGDLGLSHVKEKACRLLYSPKSFTMDDTQILLHIRHLDIDLESWRSSIPVKYRPKLSVTPGGPLFDSEMNSLQRIRCLHLQLEYHYLVTAIHTAVRRCGAAYAEAPNLPDDLHSVFHSSSDLSLEASRSTLTLLKGHINLLEEEAFWRVAFYPPVAAMSLFMNILIHPIDPRGQVDLGILASAISIFQTTSEQSLTTDDIEYLQEMNNFVAELVRLGNLAIWKAKKEENMESRDRE is encoded by the exons AGCTGCCCGACCGGCATTATGCTGAGAGCTGCCTCGATGCCTTCTTCGGATCATCAATTAGCCTCTTCTACCCCGTTCTTGATCGAGCCCTTGTTCAAGAGACGCTGGAGGTGGCCTATCAAGATCACATCGACTCATCCTTCACGCGCTCTCAAGTATCAGCCAAGGCCTGCATCCTGGCGGCCCTTTGCATGATAACGCGGACCGTGAGGCCCAAGGATGCTTCAAAACAACCCCAAGGTGACTTGTACGTGGACCAATCGAAGTCCCTTTTGGCCCTTGTCTCTTGGGAGGCATGCATTGAGGGTCTTCAGGCAACCCTCATGTTG CAAATTTGCAAAATATCAGTCGGAGAGTGGGAAGACGCTTCCACACTCCACTCAATTGCTTGTCACATGGTCTGCAGCCTCGGTGGGCATTTGAATCAGCGGGCGACAGGCGATTCTTCGAGAGTAGCTTCCGAACAAAAGCTCCGGCATATCAGAACACTCTTTTGGATGTCATATATCTTCGACAAGGACATATCACTTCGGTCCGGCCAGCCTCCTTTGCTCACCGAAGACTACTGTGACTTGGCTGCCCCTGAAGGATACGCCAACCGATATGATTGTCAAGCTCCCTCAGATCAAGACACCAGCACCTTTGGGCGACTAGTGCCTTACCTCCCAGGAGACCTTGGTTTAAGTCACGTCAAGGAGAAAGCATGCCGCCTGCTTTACTCGCCGAAATCATTCACCATGGATGATACTCAGATTCTCCTTCACATCCGCCATCTCGATATTGACCTTGAAAGTTGGCGATCCTCCATTCCGGTCAAATATCGGCCCAAGCTCTCTGTCACACCTGGAGGACCGTTATTCGATTCAGAGATGAATTCATTGCAACGCATCAGATGTTTGCATTTACAGCTTGAATACCACTATTTGGTAACGGCCATTCATACAGCTGTCAGGCGATGCGGTGCTGCTTATGCTGAAGCCCCAAATCTTCCTGATGATCTTCATAGTGTCTTCCACTCCAGTAGTGATCTATCTTTGGAAGCCAGTCGTTCGACATTGACACTGCTCAAGGGACATATAAACCTCCTAGAAGAAGAGGCGTTCTG GCGCGTCGCTTTCTATCCTCCTGTTGCGGCCATGTCTTTGTTCATGAACATCCTAATCCACCCCATTGATCCTCGCGGACAGGTAGATCTGGGTATCTTGGCATCGGCCATCTCAATATTCCAGACTACCTCTGAGCAAAGTCTGACCACGGATGACATTGAGTATTTACAGGAGATGAATAACTTCGTGGCGGAGCTTGTTCGACTCGGTAATCTTGCCATATGGAAGGCAAAAAAGGAAGAGAATATGGAATCAAGGGATAGAGAATGA